The DNA segment TGCTGTTCGCATCTGTAACGAGAACCTACCGGAATCCAATGATGTTCGTTGACCTGGTTAAGGAGCCCTTACTAGTGCTCCTACTAGTAATCATGGCGAGCTTCATCTCGATGAAAATGGTCCTCCCAGCAATGGATGAATGGTCGTCCTCGGTAGTGGTCATGGCCATGACGGCGCTCACCCTGGTTAACATCATCGACGCGAAGGCTGAGAGGATGTCCTTCATCGCGGACTTCATATCGCTGGACATAGATAGCCTGGTTGACAGGTTGGAGCTGGTGTCGGGCGTGTTGATGCTGATCATGAGCGTGGTCTCGCTCGTGTACTGGGGGGTAATGGGGCTACCCGTACTGCTAGGTTACGCGGTGTCGGTGGTAATCGCGGACAGGGTCTTCGACAAGACGGGTAGCGTGTTCTTGGAGTCGGTGTCAAAGCTAATACCAGTCTTCATAGTACTTATAATCAGGGCCTACACTATACTAGTCTAAGCGGGTGTAGAAGTTGATGCGGACTACAGCGCTTTTAATGGTGTCGCTATTTTCATCAATAGCATTCCTAGGCGCGAGCATCTACCTCTCGGCGCTAGGAGACTACATACCCGCGCTGTTCTCCTTCATTGCCGGGATAATACTACTAAGTTGCTTCCTCTCCCTCTTCAGGGAACTAAGGCTCAGAGAGCCCTCCAGCGGGTAGCAGACCACCTAGTGCACCACCAAGATAGAAGTGAACGCAAAGCCCCCACTACAACGCGGCCTCCCGTGATCGGGCCTCCCTATAAGGTCCTGCGAGCTCCTCCCGCCCAGCCCCTCAAGGCCGTGTACGCCGTGCTAGGATCTACCGTGGAGCTTAAACCACCGATCTCGAGCTTAACAGCGGTATAACGGTACCCCTGTGGGTAGTACGCGGTCTTGCCCGCACCTTGGACCCCTCTTCATGCTCCTTACTGCTTTCCGGTGAGTGCGGGTTTTTTTATACGTGCTTCCACATCACTTTGTATTGAGTAGCTGGTGATCTCCGTGAGGTCGACCTTGAACTTGGCTGGGAAGGCGTCTTCGCTGGTCACGGTAGCCTTACTAGTTCTATATCCCGCCGCGTTGCTGGGAGAGCTCTACATGGAGTCGTTCGTGGTAAGCGTGTATAGCGATGGTAGCGTCTCGCTAACTGCAAGGGCGAAGCTCGCACTTACAGGCGATTCCGGGAGCATCCTACGAGGACTAGTCTACGCGGAGTTTAACGGTTTCATAGACGTCAGTGACAAGGTAGTAATGGAGGGGCCCCTCGAGGCGGAACAGCCGATACCTGTAGCCATGGTGGCCGCGATAGCGGTCACTGCTGTAATCGCACTGGTCACCGTAGTGGTGTACTTAGTGCTCAGAGCCAGGAAGAAAGCGTAGTTTTCATCCCCATTAATAGCCTGCCCAGCGGGCCCTCCCATACTAGGCATGCTTAAAAACATGTCTTTATCCAGCGCTTCGAGGATATGCGGGTTTTATTTTCTAGCATTGCCTTGAACCCGTTCAGGACCAACCCAGACCAATGCGGGAAAACAGAGATGAGGCGGTGAAATCAACCAGTGCAAACCAACATAAGAGCTGAACCCCTCGCACCATTACCTCTTATTCCAGCGGGCTACTTATTTTCTTTACCGGTATACGCGTCGCCCTCCTCATTGAAACCCCTCCTCTGAGGGCGTGGATCCCGCCGTGCTCAGCCCCGTGAATAGGGGGCTTACAAAGGTTTATTAGCTAGTGGCGTTTAAGGAATACCGGTGTTAGCGTGGAGCCTTCTAGTGGAGTCTATGAGGTGGGTGATGAAGAGAAGCTGTGGGGCTTTATTGCATGGTTGATACCGCTGATAGGGGGGGTTCTCGTACTCGTACTTAAACCGGGTTACAGGTACGCTAAGCACTGGGCTTACCTCTCAATATCGTTCTTCATACTGATCGTCGCGGTGCAGGTTGCATGCATGGTGTTTGCACTCATACCCTTCGTGGGCTGGGCTTTCTCAGTGCTGATAAACCTCGGAATGCTAGTGGTGTGGGTACTCGGAATAGTGAAATCGCTTGGAAAGACGTGGTGGAAGCCGCCGGTGATTTACGACTTAGCGAGGATGCTGGGCGCGTAATAAGGGGCTCACCCAGTGCTGGTAATGGCCCGTGGGCTCCTTTCCCGCCTAGATCGGCTTCGCGAACCCCCATTTTTCCAGAGCCCTCGCTAGCTCTCTATGAGTTTTCGAGTACTCCTCTAGCGGTACTCCCTTACTCAGCGCTTCAAGCGCTTGCCTAACCGCTAGTGCACCCGCTCTAGGCCCGTCGGGGTGCCCTATGACGCCTCCACCCACCTGCACCACTATGTCCTTACCCAGCGCCTCGACCACAGGCTGGAGTATGCCCGGGTGAAGCCCACCAGAGGATACCGGCATCGCCGGCTTTATGTGGTGCATTGGTTGCTCTAAGTGGAGCGCGTCGTCGGGGTCGGGGTTGAAGTGCGCTTCTCTTAGTATCCTTGCGCACCTAACCACGTCTAGTTTCTCGCCTTCCAGCTTGCCTACACCGGCAGTCCCCACGTGTAGCTGGTCCACCCCCACTACCCGGTACAGCTTAGCTAGTACGTGCATTGAAACCCCGTGGTACTTGTTCCTCGTAAAGGCCGCGTGCATAGCCCTGTGAGCGTGTATTGCGAGCTCGTGCTCCTCCGCGAGGTCCCTTACGTAGGTCAGGGCGCTCCAACCCGCGATCACCACGTCCACCATCACGTATGGGTTACCATAGTCTGCTACGAGTTTAAGCCTCTTCTCCATTTCGCGTACATCTGCAGTTATGTTAGCGAACCAGGCCTTCCTCTCACCCGTCTCCTTCTCGACCCTGTCGATGACCTTCATAATGGCCCTCGCCCTTGCCTCGAACCGGCAGAAGCTTGGGCTTGTGAGGTTCTCGTCGTCCTTCACGTAGTCCAGTCCCCCGGACAAGAGCTCGTAAGCCAGCTTCTCCAACTCCTCGGGCGTGTAACCTTCCTTGGGCTTCGGGACCGTGCCCACGATCGGCCTCTCGTACACCTTGAACACCTCCCTCACGCCCTTAACGCCTTTACTGGGCCCCTTAAAGTGCTCGAGAAACCTCCTCGGCAGGTACAGGTCTTCCAGCCTAACCGCGGCTGCCCTCTTCATGCCGAAGATGTTCCCGGCAACGCTCGCGAGGAGCCCCGGCATGTTGCCCTCCTCGAAGAGCTCCGCTGGGTAAGCTATTTTCACCGCGTACGAGCCATCCCCCAAGTCCAGTATCTCGTACACCTTGGAGCTAAGCCGTTTCACCCGCTCCACGTCGTACCAGGAGTAGAGGGTTGTCCAGGTACCCGTACTGCTCTCGGCACCGACCCCGCTGGCCGCTTCCTCTACGCTAAAACCGGGAGCCGGCATTAACCTGAACACGGCGATTACGTCGTTTTCGGGGTCGGGGACGTACCCGGGGAGGAGGTATTCCTGGTAAGGTTCAAAGGGGTATTTCCTCGCCACGAACAAGCACCCGCACTTAGTGGGAATATAGGATATAACCGTGTTTTAAAGATTTCTACCTAGAGGCCCTGTTCTCGGTGCTTGCGTGGTGACCCCCTTGCGCAGGGTAGAGGAGAGGGTGATTTACAGCCTTCCGGGAGTGTACGACTCGCTAGAACACACGGGGGACGTTTACCTGAAGGTACGGGGAAGTAATTTACTTGAACTATTCGAAAACAGCGGCATCGCCCTCTTCGACACCATGGTTGATACGAGGCGGGTGAACGGGGTCTTGGAGAGGGGCGTTGAAGCCGAGGGATTCGACCTCGAAAACCTCCTTTACAGGTGGCTTGAAGAGCTCTTAATACTGTACTACAGCGAGAAGCTCGTCTGCGGCAGGGTCGTTGCCAGTAGCTTCCAGGTGGAAAGGGTTGACGGCGAGCTATCGTACAGGGTGAGGGGTAAGGCTTACTGCGAGGAGTTCAACCCGGAAAAGCACGAAGCCCGTGTAGAGGTGAAGTCGCCTACTTACAGCTTAATGCGCGTACTGAAGAGCGAGGAGGGGTGGGTGGCCTACTTCGTGCTCGACATATAGTACCTGAGCATCTTCGCCCTGCAGAGATCGCAGTAATGTCCCGGCTTCTCGTCGACCTCGTACACGCTGTTACTAAACCTCATCACGCAGCTACCGGTGCAGTGCTCTAGCCCCAGGAGATGCCCGAGCTCGTGGAGCGTCTCCTTGACCAGCCTCTCGAAGTACAGGGTGTAATCCGCCTTCTCGCCGTAGAACTCCGGCCTTAGCCTCTTCGTGAAAACAACCGCTACTCCCTGACCCGGCAACGCCTCCCCGAAGACGAAGTTTAACCCGTGCTCGTAACCGTCGAGGTACCCCACCCCGATGACAAGGGTGCTTGATGTGGCCTTAACCACCTGGAATACCTCTTTGAGGTGCCTGACTACGCAGTTTGCATGGTACTGGGCACGGTCCCAGGAAAAGCACTTCATGGGCGGCTTAACAACGTCAGGCCACGCGATCACCTCCACGCCCACTAAACCGGCCTCCTTGAGGGCACCCTCCACCTCGGTAACCAGGTTGTCAATGAACTCTAGGACCCCCCGCGTCGTCAACGGAACTACTGCTACCTTGACCACCGCTCTCCCCCGCAACGCGCTCTTCCCTTGCCCCGTACTCGCCAACTGGGTGTTGTTTACCTGGAAGGTGTTTCAGTGCTCCGCGCTGGTAGTGCCGCCGCGGGGATTTGAACCCCGGACATCCCGGTCTTCAGCTTCGCCGGAGTACGCGGTGCGCGTGGAGATGGCTTCTAGCCCGGTACTCCGCGGGCGCTCTCCCGGGCTGAGCTACGGCGGCTCCTTGAGTTACTAGTTTTTGAAGGGGTTAAATAGCTTGTTCCGCGCCCTTAACGGTTCTTAAATAGCTGGCTAGCTATGATACCTACATGGCGGGTACTCCGCGGTGTTACGGAATGCTCGCGGCCGTTCTAGCTGGTGGTTTCGGTAAGAGGCTCCGCCCCTACACGGACGAGGTGCCTAAGCCCATGGTGCTCGTAGCCGGTAAGCCGCTACTAGAGCTGCAGATCATGTGGCTCAAGAAGCACGGGTTTAACGAAGTAGTGCTGCTGGTAGGGTACAGGAAGGAGAAGATCATAGAGTACTTCGGTAGTGGCAGTAGGTTCGGGGTTAAAATAACCTACGTTGTCGAGGACGAGCCCCTGGGAACCGGGGGCGCCGTGAAGAACGCGGAGCACATACTGTCCAAGGAGGACTTCTTCCTACTAATAAACGGCGATATAATAACGAACCTGAACCCCCTACTACTCGTAGAGAAGCTAGTGTCGGGTAGCTACCT comes from the Desulfurococcaceae archaeon genome and includes:
- a CDS encoding archease, whose translation is MRRVEERVIYSLPGVYDSLEHTGDVYLKVRGSNLLELFENSGIALFDTMVDTRRVNGVLERGVEAEGFDLENLLYRWLEELLILYYSEKLVCGRVVASSFQVERVDGELSYRVRGKAYCEEFNPEKHEARVEVKSPTYSLMRVLKSEEGWVAYFVLDI
- a CDS encoding nucleotidyltransferase family protein; this encodes MLAAVLAGGFGKRLRPYTDEVPKPMVLVAGKPLLELQIMWLKKHGFNEVVLLVGYRKEKIIEYFGSGSRFGVKITYVVEDEPLGTGGAVKNAEHILSKEDFFLLINGDIITNLNPLLLVEKLVSGSYLGVIATIPLPSPYGILELEEDHVKGFVEKPLIKDYWINAGVYALKPEALKYFPDKGDLEKTAFPAMARDNALGAVRFTNAFWKAVDTYKDLEEAAKYAEEMLKAL
- a CDS encoding archaemetzincin family Zn-dependent metalloprotease translates to MVKVAVVPLTTRGVLEFIDNLVTEVEGALKEAGLVGVEVIAWPDVVKPPMKCFSWDRAQYHANCVVRHLKEVFQVVKATSSTLVIGVGYLDGYEHGLNFVFGEALPGQGVAVVFTKRLRPEFYGEKADYTLYFERLVKETLHELGHLLGLEHCTGSCVMRFSNSVYEVDEKPGHYCDLCRAKMLRYYMSSTK
- the rbcL gene encoding type III ribulose-bisphosphate carboxylase, whose protein sequence is MARKYPFEPYQEYLLPGYVPDPENDVIAVFRLMPAPGFSVEEAASGVGAESSTGTWTTLYSWYDVERVKRLSSKVYEILDLGDGSYAVKIAYPAELFEEGNMPGLLASVAGNIFGMKRAAAVRLEDLYLPRRFLEHFKGPSKGVKGVREVFKVYERPIVGTVPKPKEGYTPEELEKLAYELLSGGLDYVKDDENLTSPSFCRFEARARAIMKVIDRVEKETGERKAWFANITADVREMEKRLKLVADYGNPYVMVDVVIAGWSALTYVRDLAEEHELAIHAHRAMHAAFTRNKYHGVSMHVLAKLYRVVGVDQLHVGTAGVGKLEGEKLDVVRCARILREAHFNPDPDDALHLEQPMHHIKPAMPVSSGGLHPGILQPVVEALGKDIVVQVGGGVIGHPDGPRAGALAVRQALEALSKGVPLEEYSKTHRELARALEKWGFAKPI